From the genome of Pseudomonas sp. WJP1:
TCGGCGCCTGGCGGTTGCCCGCGGCCAGCATGCGGTAGAGCGAGTGCGTCAGCTGTTCGCCATCGCCCTGGGTTACGACTTGCCCAAGGGCCTGGGCGACTACGGCCTGAGCGTCGAACGCCTGGTGGAACTGCCGCGCAAGAATCCGTACGTGGTGTTCCTGCATGGCACCACCTGGGACACCAAGCACTGGCCCGAAGCCTACTGGCGCGAGCTGACCGAACGGGTCGGTTATCTCGGGGTGGGCGTCAAACTGCCGTGGGGCAACGCGGCAGAGAAAGCCCGTGCCGAGCGCATCGCTGCCGGCTTCAAGCACGCCGAGGTATTGCCCAAGCTGAATCTGGCCGGGGTTGGCAAGGTGCTGGCCGGCGCCCAAGCCTGCGTGGCGGTGGACACCGGTCTCGGTCATCTGGCCGCAGCCCTTGATGTGCCGACGCTATCACTGTTCGGCCCGACCAATCCGGGCCTGACCGGGGCCTACGGCAAGTCACAGATTCACCTGGCCAGCGATTTCCCCTGCGCGCCGTGCCTGCAAAAGAAATGCACTTATCAACCGACGGCCGAAGATGCCAGTCGGTTTGACCTGAAACGCGAGTGGCCATTGTGCTTCACGCGTCTGAATCCCGAGCGTGTCGCGAGCCGACTGAGCACGTTATTACTGGCTGAGGAGCTGCGCTGATGCAATTGGCATTCGTCCTGTACAAATACTTTCCCTTTGGTGGCCTGCAGCGCGATTTCATGCGCATCGCCCTGGAGTGCCAGAAGCGCGGCCACCAGATCCGCGTCTACACGCTGATCTGGGAAGGCGAGGTGCCACCCGGTTTCGAAGTGCTGGTGGCGCCGGTCAAGGCCTTCTTCAACCATCGGCGCAATGAAAAGCTCAGCGAGTGGATGGAAGCCGACCTGGCCAAGCGTCCGGTGGACCGCTTGATCGGCTTCAACAAAATGCCGGGCCTGGATGTCTACTACGCCGCGGACGGCTGTTTCGAAGACAAGGCGCAGAACCTGCGCAATTCGCTGTACCGGCGCTGGGGTCGCTACCGCCATTTCGCCGAGTACGAGCGCGCGGTGTTTGCCAAGGACGCCAAGACTGAAGTGCTGATGATTTCCGAGGTCCAGCAACCGCTGTTCATCAAGCATTACGGCACGCCGCTGGAGCGCTTCCACCTGCTGCCGCCAGGTATTGCCCAGGATCGTCGTCGGCCGGCGGATGCGGACGAGATTCGCGCCGGGTTCCGCGCCGAATTCAATCTGAAGGACGATGACTTGCTGCTGGTGCAGATCGGCTCCGGGTTCAAGACCAAGGGCGTGGATCGTAGCCTCAAGGCCTTGGCCGCGTTGCCCGCTGATCTGAAGAAGCGCACCCGGCTGTTTGTAATTGGCCAGGACGACCCCAAGTTATTCCAGATGCAAAGCGCCACGCTGGGGCTTGGTGACAACGTGACGTTCCTCAAGGGTCGCAGCGATATTCCGCGTTTCCTGTTGGGCGCCGATCTGTTGATCCACCCGGCCTACAACGAAAACACCGGTACCGTGCTGCTCGAAGCGCTGGTGGCCGGGTTGCCGGTGCTGGTGAGTGCGGTATGCGGATACGCCCATTACATCGCCGAGGCCGATGCCGGCCTGGTGCTGGACGAGCCGTTCGATCAAGCCCAACTGACCCAGTACCTGACCGGTATGTTGAATGACGCTCAAGCAAGGGCGGCCTGGAGTCGCAACGGTGTGGCCTTCGCCGAGACGGCCGACCTCTACAGCATGCCGCAACACGCGGCCGATGTGATTCTGGCGGAGCACGCTTAAATGAAGTTGATGCTGGCTGAACCGTTCAAGAGCCTCTGGGCCGGACGCGACCCGTTCGCCGAAGTCGAGGACTTGCAGGGTGAAGTGTACCGTGAGCTCGAAGCTCGCCGAACCCTGCGTACCGAGGTGAACGGCAACGGTTTTTTCGTGAAGATCCACCGTGGCATCGGCTGGGGCGAGATCTTCAAGAACCTGCTCACCGCCAAGCTGCCGGTCCTGGGGGCCGGCCAGGAGTGGAAGGCCATACAACGCCTGCAGGAAGTCGGCGTACCGACCATGACCGCCGTCGCTTATGGCGAGAAGGGCAGCAATCCGGCGGACCAGCATTCGTTCATCGTCACTGAAGAGCTGGCACCGACGGTCAGCCTCGAAGATTACAGCATCAACTGGATCAAGCAGCCGCCCGAGCCCAGGCTCAAGCGTGCACTGATTGCTGAAGTGGCGCGCATGACCGGCATGATGCACCGTGCCGGGGTCAACCATCGTGACTGTTACATCTGCCACTTCCTGCTGCACACCGACAAGCCGGTGACCGCGGACGATTTCAAACTCTCGGTGATCGACCTGCACCGCGCCCAGACCCGTCCGACGATCACCGCGCGCTGGCGCAACAAGGATCTGGCGGCGCTGTATTTTTCCGCCCTGGATATCGGCCTGACCCGGCGCGACAAGCTGCGTTTCCTCAAAGGCTATTTCCAGCAGCCGCTGCGACAGGTCCTGAGCGAAGAAGCCGGGCTGTTGAGTTGGCTCGAAGGCAAGGCCAACAAGCTTTACGAGCGTAAACAGCGATACGGAGACGCGCTCTGATGGCGGGTTGGACACTGGAGCCTGCTTACAGCGATCTGGTAGGAGACTTCGGCAGCCTCGATGCCGTGTTTGCGCTGCAAGGCGAGCGCCTGACCCACGATCCGTTGTCGGAGGTCATTCGCGTCCAGCGCAATGGCGTCAACTATTACGTCAAGCGCTACGTGGGGGCAGGCAAAGGCTTGCGCCGCTACCTGGGCAAGCCGCGCGTGAAAATGGAGTGGCAGAACCTCAAGCGCTTCGCCAAATGGGGCATCCCTACCGCGGAGATCGTGGCCTGGGGCCTGGAGCGTCGTGGCGTGGCCTATGATCGTGGGGCGATGATCACTCGTGAATTGCCACATACAGAAGATTTGTCTGCACTGGCCGAGCGACACGATGCGAAACTGGCGGACCGCGCCTGGGTCGACTGCATCAGCCGGCAACTGGCCAGTTACACTCGCACGATGCACGAGCACCGCTTTACCCATAATGATTTGAAGTGGCGCAACCTGCTGGTCGACGATCAGGCCCGGCTGTTCCTGATCGACTGCCCCAATGGTGATTTCTGGAGCGGTTTCTGGCTCAAATACCGAATCACCAAGGACCTGGCCTGCCTGGACAAAGTCGCCAAGTATCAACTGTCGGCTACCCAGCGCCTGCGCTTTTACCTGCAATACCGCCAATGCAGCCGGCTCAATGCCGCCGATAAAAAGCGCATCCGGCACGTGGTGAGATTTTTCGAGGGACGCGAATGACTGATTTTCTGGCCGCTGAAGACCGTGCTCTGCTTGAGCGCCACGGGCTCGGCACTTTCGATGCGCTCTGGGCCCGGCAGCTCGATGCCGTGGACGAACCCAACACCCTGCGTGGTGGCTGGAGCAGCGTGTTCAGGCTGGATCTGGAGGGTCAGGGTTTCTACCTCAAGCGTCAGAGCAACTACCAGATGCACACCTTGCACGCGCCCTTTGGCGAGCCGAGTTTTGCCCGGGAGTTTCGTAACATCAGTCGCTACGAAAAACTCGGCATTCCGGCGCTGAAAGCGGCGTTCTTCGGTGAGCGCAAGGTCGACGGCGAAGTCCGGGCAATTCTCCTGACTCGCGCCCTGGACGGCTGGGATGACCTGGACTCGCTGCTGCAGCGCTGGTCAGATCTCGGCGAGGCGCAACATGTCGCGATACTGCAAGCCTGCGGAAAACTGGCGCAGCGCCTGCACGGCAAGCGTCAGGTACATGGCTGTTTTTACCCCAAGCATATTTTTCTGTGCGCCACCGGTGACGGCTACCAGGCGCAGCTGATCGATCTGGAAAAGACCCGGCCTCTGCTGTTCGGTCAGCGCGATCGAGTCAAGGATCTGGAGCCGCTGCTGCGTCGGGCGCCGGAATGGAGCGAGGCGCAGCTGCGCATTTTGCTGGCCGCCTATCTCGATCAGCCTCAGGACAGCACGCTGATCGATAGCTGGCTGACACGCCTGACCGCGCGACGCAGCCATAAGGAGAAGCGCTGATGCGTTTATCCGAGCTGAAAAACGCAGGCCGTCATCCGAGCCTGCCATTAAGTCTTTCACTGGCCGATGCTGCCGGTCCGGCGGACTTGCAGCTGCTGACCCTGTTGCGGGTATTGCCCGGGCAGCGTTATGTCGGTGCCGGCGTCTGGCGCGGTCGGCCAGTGCTGGCCAAGTTGCTGGTTGGCAGCAAGGCGTCGCGGCATTTCCAGCGCGAGCTGGACGGCGTGCGATTGCTCGCCGCCCAAGGCCTGACCACGCCACTGCTGTTGGCTGACGGCCTGAAGGACGGCGAGGGTGGTTGGCTGCTGTTTGAATTCCTTGAGGGTGCCCAGAGCCTGGGTGATGCCTGGCAGCAGGTGGAAGGCTTGCCGGTGCTGGCCGATGAGCAGTCGGCCGTGCTGGCGCAAGCCTTGGGCGCGATCGGTCAGATGCATCGCAAGGGGTTGTGGCAGGAAGACCTGCACCTGGACAACCTGTTGCGCCAGGGCAATCGACTGTACTTGATCGATGGCGCCGGGATCTGCAGCGAAACGGCGGGCCAGCCACTTTCGCGCCAGAAGGTCTTGGAAAACCTTGGGGTGTTTTTCGCCCAGTTGCCCAAGTCGCTGGAACCGTTCACCGAAGAATTGCTGGTGTACTACCTGCTGAGCAACGGCGAGCATGCCCTGCCCATGGAGGCCCTGCAGAAGCAGGTCGACAAGGTTCGCAGCTGGCGCCTCAAGGATTTCCTGATCAAGATTGGTCGCGAATGCACGCTGTTCAGCGTTCAGCGCGGTGCGTTCGGCTTGCGGGCGATCCGTCGCGAGGAAGAAGCGGCGATGCTGCCGGTGTTGGCTCAGGCCGACGCCTTGCTGGATCAGGGGCATCTGTACAAGACCGGTGGCGCGGCGAGCGTCGGCAAGGTCGAGGTGGATGGTCGTACGCTGGTGATCAAGCGCTACAACATCAAGGGTTTCGCCCACTGGCTCAAGCGCTTCTGGCGCCCGAGCCGTGCCTGGCACTCCTGGCGCGAAGGCAATCGCCTGGCATTTCTCGGCATCGCCACGCCCAAGCCGCTGGCGGTGCTGGAGAAACGTTTTCTCTGGCTGCGCAACCGTGCCTATCTGATCACCGAGCATCTGCCGGGGCCGGACATCATCGAGTGTTTCGCGCCGTACATCGATAGCGGCGATGCGCCTGAAGCCGAGTTGCTGGCTCTGGATCACCTGTTCGCCGAATTGATTCGCGAGCGCATCAGTCACGGCGATTTCAAGGGCCACAACCTGTTCTGGCAGCAGGACCGTTGGGCGCTGATCGATCTGGATTCGATGTGCCAGCACGGCTCGCTCGCCAGCTTCGCGCCGGCGTATGCGCGGGATCGGGCGCGGTTCATGCGTAACTGGCCCGAAAATAGTGCTCTGTATCAGGTCATCGATCAGCGTCTTCCCAAGGACATCTCTGGCGCGGCCTGAGTTCCTTCGAAAGATTAGCGGACAAGTTCCTGCGAACGGTCCTACATGATTTTGAGACGCCATGAACTGTGGCCTGAATGACCGCGATGCTAGTTTGCCTGACACTTACGGAGGGCAAGCTTTGAGGATCAAAACGCTAGTCGTATCAGGTTTCATCTCACTGGCTTTGACAGGGTGCGGGACTGTCGCAACGGTGTTTCAAGACGATGCCGAGGCGGCCCAGGAGCTTCGACGGCAAAAAACCTATTGTCAGTCCATTCCTCGGGTCTATAGCGGCCTGGCCTACGATTTTTGCATGTTGAATGCGCCCCCCGAGCCAGCGGGTATGTTCGTTTCGCTCGTTTTGATGGACCTGCTGCTGTCTGGGGCGCTGGATACGGTTGTCTTGCCGTATACGATTTACCGGCAGGGCACGGATGGCAATATCCGTATTTACTGGCGACCTGCGCCAGGCTGATAACCGAAGGCTCATTCCCGGCATGTTTAAGCTATAATCCCGCCCTTTAGCTGTCTCTCGCCCGTTGCGAGGGCACATTAATTTTTGAGGCGCATTGCGCCTGCACGCAGACTAAAGAGGCTAGACCCCTGTGGCATTGACGATTCTTGGCCTGTCCGGCGCCCTTAGCCATGATCCTTCCGCAGCCTTGTACATCGACGGCAAGCTGGTCGCGGCAGCGGAAGAAGAGCGCTTCGTACGCGATAAACATGCAAAGAACCGCATGCCCTACGAATCGGCGAAATTCTGCCTGGAGCAGGCCGGCATCAAGCCTTCCGACGTTGACGTGGTTGCGATTCCGTTCGCACCGATCAGCCTGTTCGGCAAGGCGCGCTGGCAGTACGCCAAGCGTTACTGGTACGCCCCGGACCGTGCACTTGATGCGATCCTGATGGGCAACCGTCGCTACAAGCGCTATCGCAACAAGATCGTCTGGTGCCTGGAGCAACTGGGTTTTGATCCGAAGAAGATCAAGATCGAGCCTGTTGAGCACCACCTGGCCCACGCCTCCAGCGCTTACCACTGCTCCGGTTTCAAAGAGAAAACCGCGATCCTGGGTATCGACGGCAAGGGCGAGTACGCCACGACCTTCTTCGGTTACGGCGAAAACGGCAAGATCCACAAGATCAAGGAATTCTTCGATCCGGATTCCCTCGGCGGCCTGTACGGCGCGATCACCGAGTTCCTCGGTTTCGACATGCTCGACGGTGAGTTCAAGGTCATGGGCATGGCGCCGTACGGCGACGCCAGCAAATACGATTTCTCGCGCCTGGCTTCGTTCGAAAACGGCGAGCTGGTGATCAACACCGACTACGCCAACGTCATCGGCCTGCGTCGTTACAAAGAGAAGGGCAAGGGTTACTACTTCTCGCCGAAGCTGATCGAGTGGCTGGGTCCCAAGCGCGAAGGCGACATCGCCGACGAGCCGTACATTCACTACGCCGCCAGCATTCAAGCGCTGTTCGAAAAAATTGCGTTGCAGATGATCGACCACTACCTGGGCGACGTGCTCAAGGAAACCGGCAAGCTGGCCTACGCCGGTGGCTGTGCGTTGAACGTCAAGCTCAACCAGAAAATCATCGCTCGCGACGACGTCAAGGAGCTGTTCGTGCAGCCGGCGTCCGGCGATGCCGGTACCGCAGTCGGCGCTGCCGCCTACGTGTCCCACGCCCGCGGCGTGCCGGTCGAGAAGATGGAACACGTCTACCTCGGCCCTTCGTACAGCAACGAAGACGTGATTGCTGCCTGTGCTCGTCACGAGAACAAGCCAACGTGGCGCAAGCTCGACAACATGCCGGAGCAGATCGCCAAGATCATGGTCGACGGCAATCCCGTGGCCTGGTTCCAGGGCCGCATGGAATTCGGTCCGCGTGCGCTGGGTGGTCGTTCGATCATCGGTTGCCCGAGCGTGGCCGGCGTGGCTGATCGCATCAACCACCAGATCAAGTTCCGCGAGCGCTGGAGGCCTTTCTGCCCGTCGATGCTCGACACCGTCGCGCCGCAGATGATCAAGATCGATCACCCGGCGCCGTTCATGACCTTCACTTTCGAAGTGGCGGAAGAGTGGAAAACCCGCGTGCCGGAAGTCGTTCACGAAGACGGCACTTCCCGGGCCCAGGTGCTCAAGCGCGAATACAACCCGCGCTACTACGACATGATGAAGGCGCTGGAAGTCCTGACCGGCAACGGCGTGTCGCTGAACACCTCGCTCAACCGTCGTGGCGAACCGATGATCTGCTCGCCGACGGACGCCTTGAACATGTTCTTCGGTTCGGATCTACAGTATCTGATCATGGAAGACATCCTGGTGGTCAAAGAGGGCGCGAACGCATATGACACGCTCGGCTGAACGCCATGTGCTGCAGTTCTGTCACGGCTATGACGGGCCGTTCCTGGACTGCGCCCGGCAGTACGCCAGCCTGTTCGCGGGCACCGGCTATCGGGTGACCACGGTCTTCCTCACCGGGGTCGCCGACGCCGAGGTGGCCGCGGGTTGCGCCTCGGATGAAGTGTTGTTCATGGAGTACAGCTCCAAGGCCATTCGTGGCCTGAAGCTGGGCGCCATCGGCGATCTGCGCAAGATCGCCGCTTCGCGCAATTTCAGTTTCTGCATCGCCCATCGCTTCAAGCCGATCTACATCGCCTTGCTCGGCACCTCGTTGCCGGTGATTGGCGTGCACCATGCGTTTGACGATTACAAGCGCGGCACACGCAAGCTCTTCGCGCATATTTTCCGCAAGCGCTTGAGCCTGCTCGGGGTGTCCGATGCGGTGCGCGATGACATGCGTCAATGCCTGCCGAAGTGGCCGGCGGCAAGGATCCAGACCCTGTACAACCGGATCGATGTGCCAGCTTTACAGGCTAGCCAGGTGTCGGTCCGTGAGGCGCGGGAGACTCTCGGCCTGTCCGCGGATGCCTGGATTGTCGGCAACGTCGGCCGCCTGCATCCGGACAAGGACCAGGCCACGTTGCTGGACGGTTTTGCCGCGGCGCTGCCCGGTTTGCCGGCCAACAGCCAGTTGGTGATTCTCGGAAGCGGTCGTCTGGAACAGGATCTCAAGGCCCAGGCTCGCGAGCTGGGCATTGGCAACCGGGTGCTGTTCCTCGGTCAGGTCCCCGAGGCCCGGCGGTATTTCAGCGCTTTCGATGTGTTTGCCCTGAGTTCCGATCATGAACCCTTCGGCATGGTGCTGCTCGAAGCCATGGCGGCAGGCGTGCCGTTGCTTGCAACGGCCTGTGGCGGAGCGAAGGAAGTGGTCGAAGGCGTGGGCATCCTGTTCCCCCTGGGCGATGCCGAGCACCTGGCTCAAGGCCTGCAGCATCTGGCCGCAATGGACGAGCAACAACGTCGCCAGTGCGCCGAGCTGATGCTCGAGCGCCTGCGTGAACGCTTCTCCGACCGCGCGGTGCGCGATGCTTTCTGGCACTTGCCGCACGTTACCGAACTGGCACAGAGGGGCTGATGCTCAACCGATTTCAAGGCTGGCGCGAACGCGGCTGGTCGCTATCCGATGCCTCGACCTATGCCGAGGCCTGGCAGCGTTATGGCGGCAGCGTCGCCACTCACCCGCTGGTGGTCGAGCGCCTGGCGCAGCTGGCCGGCATCCCTGTGCGCTACCTGGCCTGGGAGCAAGACGGCGAAATCAAGGCCGCGATCCCGACCTGGGGGCGCGACCTTGCCTTGTCCAAGGACGTGCTCAAGCGTAACGGCAAGAAGGGCTTGTTCGACCTTGGCAATGCCGAGATCATCCTGCCGGCTGCCGCCGATGCCCAGGCACCTTTGCGCCATCGGGGGCGCTACTTGTCGGCGCTCAACGAAAACCGTTTCACCGGCATCAGGCTGCAGGCCGAACAACTGGCCATGGCCCGCACGCCCGAAGAGCTGTCGAAGAAGTTTCGCTACAACCAGCGCCGCGAACTCAGGTTGCTGGAAGAGGCGGGAGGCGTCGTACGGCCGGTTTCCGAGTTTTCCAGCCAGGAGCTGGGTACGATCTATTGCGATTTGTTCCTGCGCCGCTGGGGTTTCCCGGCGACCGGTGCCGAGCGCATGGCCGAGGTCATCGAGTTGTTGCGCGAGTTTCTGATCGGTTCGGTGATTTTCCTCAATGATGCGGCCATTGCCATTCAACTGGTGTATCGCGTCGAGACGCCACAATGGATCAGCGTCGAATACATCAATGGCGGTGTCGATCCCGAAACCCGCGAGTTCAGCCCCGGTAGCGTACTGAGTTTTCTCAACACCCAAAGCGCCTGGGAGCACGCCAGGGCACTGGACAAGCCCCTGCGCTTCTCCTTTGGCCGCGCCGACCGGGAATACAAGGATCGCTGGTGCAACCCTGTGCCGGTCTACACCGTATGAGTCAAACCATGAGTCGCAAACAGCAATTGCTCAAGCGCCATCGGCGCAACAAACGCATCGGTCTGCTGGTCGTGCTGGGGCTGTTGGTTGTATGTGGTGCAGTGGTGGCCTGGTGGCTGCCGCTGGTACTCGCGGCTCTGGGGTGGATTGCCCATGAGGCCTGGTTTGCCGACCACCTGTTCTATTCGCCCCAAGACGATTATCAATACAGTTTCCCGCCCTACACGCCGCAACCCAAGGTTCACCTGAGTGGTGATCGCCTGCGGCTGGACGATGGCGTCATGCTGGTCGATGACGCGACGCTGGTGTTGGCGTTACGAATCAAAAGCACGTGGTTGGGGCGATTCATAGATCCTGTCGTCGAGATGTCCGGCGGTGATAGCCCGGACCGACAAACCTTCGAACGTGGCGTGAACGGCCTGCGTTACCTCAACCTCAGCGGTCAGGCACAGGTGTTGTCACGCGGGGAGTTGCGGCTGCGTGGGCGTTTCTGCAGGCTGTTGGGCGAACCTGTGCTGTGGGCATTCGAGCATCCGGATTACAGCCGTCAGCGGGTAATGGTGATTGCACCGCATGCCGATGACGCGGAACTGGCTGCCTTCGGGTTGTACAGCCGCGCAAGTCAAAGCTGGATCGTGACCGTCACCGCCGGTGAAATCGAAGCCGATCACTATCAGCAGATGGGGCTTGAAGGCGTCGAAGCGTCGCGGTTGAAGGGTTCGCTTCGCGCCTGGGACAGTGTCAGCGTGCCGTTGTGGGGTGGCGTCCCTCAGGAACGTTGTATCCAGTTGGGTTATTTCTGTCTGCAGTTGCCCGCGATGCAGAGTGCGCCGGGCCAAGCCGTGGCGTCCCGCGAGGCTCAGCTTGGCGATACCCGGTACTTTCGCAGGTTCAATCCGTTTGCCTTGGGCAGTGACGTCGACGGTGTGCCGTCCTGGAACAATTTGCTGGCCGATTTGCATGAGCTGATCGAGCGCATCCAGCCCCAGGTCATCGTTTTGCCACATCCACACTTCGATCCGCACCCGGACCATCTATGCTCCCAGCAGGCGGTCATGCAGGCGCTGGGCGGTACAGCCTGGCAGCCCGAAACCCTGTTGCATTACGCCAATCATTTGCACGACAACGATCGCTGGCCGATGGGCGATGCAGGCACGGGAGTGGCGCTGCCACCGCAGTTCGAAGCTGTCGAGCCCTTGCGGCCGTGGACACCTTGCCTATCACCTGATCGGCAGTGGCACAAGGCTATGTCTTTGGGCATGATGCACGACCTTCAGTCCCGGCTTCCCTTCAAGCGGCTACTTCGCCGGGGAATTCAACGTTGTTTCGCAGCCCGGCGCTGGCCAGCTTTTGGTGAAAACGAATTTTTCCGTAAAGCGGTGCGACGCCACGAGTTGTTCTGGGTCCAAGAGTTGACTGGCAAGAGAGAGTCCAATTGAAAGTTCTGTTTCTGGTGCAGAAAGAGCAACGAGCGATCCTCGATCGACTGTATGACGGTATTGCCGAGCAGTGCGACTGCGACAAGCGTGAGCTGACCAGTGCCGAGCAGGACGACTTGCGTGGTTATTTCCGCAAGCATGTCGATGTGACCCTCTATGACCGGATCGTGTTTTTTCTGCGCTTCAAAAAAGAAATCAGACAGGTGCGGTTCATACAG
Proteins encoded in this window:
- a CDS encoding PIG-L deacetylase family protein, whose product is MSRKQQLLKRHRRNKRIGLLVVLGLLVVCGAVVAWWLPLVLAALGWIAHEAWFADHLFYSPQDDYQYSFPPYTPQPKVHLSGDRLRLDDGVMLVDDATLVLALRIKSTWLGRFIDPVVEMSGGDSPDRQTFERGVNGLRYLNLSGQAQVLSRGELRLRGRFCRLLGEPVLWAFEHPDYSRQRVMVIAPHADDAELAAFGLYSRASQSWIVTVTAGEIEADHYQQMGLEGVEASRLKGSLRAWDSVSVPLWGGVPQERCIQLGYFCLQLPAMQSAPGQAVASREAQLGDTRYFRRFNPFALGSDVDGVPSWNNLLADLHELIERIQPQVIVLPHPHFDPHPDHLCSQQAVMQALGGTAWQPETLLHYANHLHDNDRWPMGDAGTGVALPPQFEAVEPLRPWTPCLSPDRQWHKAMSLGMMHDLQSRLPFKRLLRRGIQRCFAARRWPAFGENEFFRKAVRRHELFWVQELTGKRESN